Proteins from one Flavobacterium branchiarum genomic window:
- a CDS encoding NAD(P)/FAD-dependent oxidoreductase produces MKIVIIGGGFAGINLAKELVNQPQIQVTLVDKNNYNFFPPLIYQVATAFLEPSSISYPFRKFFAGKKNLQFRLGELEEVIPTENKVVLNNGELTYDYLVFATGAETSYFGMENVMKNAIPMKTLNDAIVMRNTLLKNLEKASITKDIRKRRKLLTIVVAGGGPTGVEVSGMFAEMRKNILLKEYPELDTSVSNVYLVDGGDALLSPMSKASQQDTLKALTDLGVVVKLNNRVTDYVDDIVYFSSGETIHTKNLIWAAGVSAKAFNGIPVESYGRGKRMATDEYNKIKGLQNIYAIGDTSIMDTDSAFPNGHPQVAQVAIQQGVNLAKNFKAMVHNKPLKPFKYVDKGSMAIIGKNKAVVDLPKPKWHFKGFLAWVIWLFVHLISLITYRNRFSTFLNWMVAYFAKDQSLRMIIRPDKKTIN; encoded by the coding sequence ATGAAGATAGTCATCATAGGAGGAGGGTTTGCAGGAATAAATTTAGCAAAAGAGCTTGTAAATCAACCTCAAATACAAGTAACGCTTGTAGACAAAAACAATTATAACTTTTTTCCACCACTTATATATCAGGTTGCAACAGCTTTTTTAGAGCCTTCGAGTATCAGTTATCCTTTTAGGAAGTTTTTTGCAGGCAAAAAAAACCTGCAATTTAGATTAGGAGAATTAGAAGAAGTAATTCCAACCGAAAACAAAGTAGTTCTTAATAATGGAGAATTAACTTATGATTATCTAGTATTTGCAACAGGAGCAGAGACAAGTTATTTTGGAATGGAGAATGTAATGAAAAACGCCATTCCGATGAAAACGCTTAACGATGCCATCGTAATGCGCAACACCTTGCTTAAGAACCTAGAAAAAGCATCGATTACCAAAGACATTCGTAAACGTCGTAAACTTTTAACAATTGTAGTTGCAGGTGGAGGACCAACAGGAGTTGAAGTTTCTGGAATGTTTGCAGAAATGCGTAAAAATATTTTATTAAAAGAATACCCTGAACTTGATACATCAGTAAGTAATGTTTATTTAGTCGATGGAGGAGATGCACTGTTGTCGCCTATGAGCAAAGCCTCACAACAAGACACGCTCAAAGCGCTTACAGATTTAGGAGTCGTAGTAAAGCTAAACAATAGAGTTACAGATTATGTAGATGATATTGTGTACTTTTCTAGCGGAGAAACGATACATACCAAAAACCTAATTTGGGCAGCTGGAGTTTCGGCCAAAGCTTTTAATGGAATTCCAGTAGAAAGTTACGGACGTGGAAAACGTATGGCAACCGATGAATATAATAAAATAAAAGGATTACAAAATATATATGCTATTGGTGATACCTCTATCATGGATACAGATTCTGCATTTCCAAACGGACATCCGCAAGTTGCACAAGTAGCTATTCAGCAAGGAGTAAATTTAGCTAAAAATTTTAAGGCAATGGTTCATAACAAACCACTAAAGCCTTTTAAATATGTAGATAAAGGATCTATGGCAATTATTGGAAAAAATAAAGCCGTTGTTGATTTGCCAAAACCCAAATGGCATTTTAAAGGATTCCTGGCATGGGTAATTTGGTTATTCGTACATCTTATTTCCCTCATTACATACAGAAATCGTTTTAGCACATTCTTAAACTGGATGGTAGCTTATTTTGCAAAAGATCAATCACTACGTATGATTATCAGGCCAGATAAAAAAACAATTAACTAA
- a CDS encoding DEAD/DEAH box helicase yields the protein MSKQFSDLGISAPIQKALTELNIVKPTEIQQKTIPLILANNTDVVGLAKTGTGKTAAFGLPLLQLINPELPTVQAVILVPTRELGHQIFKNLEDFSKYLPEVSIAATCGGIPIKPQIERLTQPTHIVVATPGRLIDLIQRKAINLKETQYLILDEADEMVSILKESLDEIVAELPKKHTTFLFSATLPGTIKQLIQNYLSKNVVQVSANMETVGNQGIDHEYIVVDPIEKLDVLMHFLNSREGERGIIFCKTKAAVNKLAKNLAINRFSSGALHGSLSQGIRDRIMEQFREGHINILVATDLAARGIDVKEISYVVNYHLPDAYEAYVHRSGRTARAGAKGLSLTVLQPEEVVEIADFEKELGIKFKEFKKPSVASLEENNTLLWAKQIFKTKPNHDVSTDLKTKVKTVFHHLTKDELIEKLLANYILQNKPEVVEKPVKKFKK from the coding sequence ATGTCAAAACAATTTTCAGACTTAGGAATTTCAGCACCAATACAGAAAGCATTAACCGAATTAAACATAGTTAAACCAACCGAAATTCAGCAGAAAACTATTCCGCTAATTTTGGCTAATAATACAGATGTAGTAGGTTTGGCAAAAACAGGAACAGGAAAAACAGCAGCCTTTGGATTACCATTGCTACAGTTAATAAACCCTGAATTACCAACAGTGCAAGCTGTAATTTTAGTTCCAACAAGAGAATTAGGACATCAAATATTTAAAAATTTAGAAGATTTCTCAAAATACTTACCAGAAGTTTCTATAGCTGCAACTTGCGGAGGAATTCCGATAAAGCCACAAATAGAGCGACTTACACAGCCTACTCATATTGTAGTTGCAACACCAGGTCGATTAATCGATTTAATTCAGCGTAAAGCAATCAATCTAAAAGAGACACAATATCTTATTTTGGACGAAGCCGATGAAATGGTTTCAATCTTAAAAGAAAGTCTAGATGAAATTGTAGCCGAATTACCAAAAAAACATACGACCTTCTTATTCTCAGCAACATTACCAGGGACAATCAAGCAATTGATTCAGAATTACTTATCTAAAAATGTAGTTCAAGTAAGTGCTAATATGGAAACAGTAGGAAATCAAGGAATTGACCACGAATATATAGTTGTAGATCCAATAGAGAAACTAGATGTTTTAATGCATTTCTTGAATTCAAGAGAGGGAGAACGTGGAATTATATTCTGTAAAACAAAAGCTGCTGTAAATAAACTAGCAAAAAACTTAGCAATAAACCGTTTTTCATCAGGAGCATTGCACGGTAGTTTATCGCAAGGAATTAGAGACCGAATCATGGAGCAATTCCGTGAAGGACATATTAATATTTTAGTCGCTACAGATTTAGCAGCTAGAGGAATAGATGTGAAAGAGATTTCTTATGTAGTAAATTATCACTTACCAGATGCCTATGAAGCTTATGTTCACCGAAGTGGTAGAACGGCTAGAGCAGGAGCAAAGGGGCTATCGCTTACCGTTTTACAACCAGAAGAAGTAGTTGAAATAGCTGATTTTGAAAAAGAATTAGGAATTAAATTCAAAGAGTTTAAAAAACCATCTGTTGCAAGTCTAGAAGAAAATAATACACTTTTATGGGCTAAGCAAATCTTTAAAACGAAACCAAATCACGACGTTTCAACAGATTTAAAAACGAAAGTAAAAACAGTTTTTCATCATTTAACGAAAGATGAATTGATCGAAAAGTTACTAGCAAACTATATCTTGCAGAATAAACCGGAGGTGGTTGAGAAACCTGTTAAAAAATTCAAAAAGTAA
- a CDS encoding DEAD/DEAH box helicase yields the protein MSQNTLEIEKVEKKELYAYQQNDIDAIFDRLDNGSAQHHLLYQLPTGGGKTVIFSEIVRRYLAQHEKKVVVLTHRIELCKQTSKMLKGFGVKNKIINSKVKELLDQNEYSCFVAMVETLKNRINDEKLHLDNIGLVIIDEAHYNSFRKLLNSFKNAFILGVTATPLSSNIKLPMHESYNELIVGDTIGSLIEQGFLARATTYSYDVGLTSLKVGINGDYTVKSSDDLYTNTIMQEKLLHAYTEKSLGKKTLIFNNGIHTSLYVYETFREAGYDIRHLDNTSSNEERKDILQWFKKTPDAILTSVGILTTGFDEPTVETIILNRATKSLTLYYQMIGRGSRKLPNKDEFTVIDLGNNAARFGLWSEPVNWQHIFKSPEFYLENLRDDTEIELYFKYSMPPELRAKFSKTADVSFDVDEEHKIAIAQNLRSKVVLDKSLEQHAAMCVDNTETLQEAKALGKELDDDIDCRIKRYSKCLSQCSKNYREWLIDDYKLKLVLLTGKKYREKIMNEPD from the coding sequence ATGTCTCAAAACACTTTAGAAATAGAAAAAGTAGAAAAAAAAGAACTTTACGCATACCAACAAAATGATATTGATGCCATTTTTGACCGTTTAGATAACGGATCGGCACAACATCATTTATTGTATCAATTGCCTACTGGTGGAGGGAAAACAGTGATTTTTTCTGAAATCGTACGTCGTTATTTAGCGCAACACGAGAAAAAAGTAGTAGTTTTAACACACAGAATTGAACTTTGCAAGCAAACTTCAAAAATGTTGAAAGGTTTTGGTGTTAAAAATAAGATAATCAATAGTAAGGTAAAAGAATTATTAGACCAAAACGAGTATTCGTGCTTTGTTGCTATGGTTGAGACATTAAAAAACCGTATTAACGACGAAAAATTGCATTTAGACAATATTGGTTTAGTAATTATCGATGAGGCACATTACAATTCATTCCGAAAATTATTAAACTCGTTCAAAAATGCATTTATATTAGGAGTAACAGCAACGCCGTTAAGCTCTAATATAAAATTACCAATGCACGAAAGTTATAATGAACTAATTGTAGGAGACACAATTGGTTCGTTAATCGAACAAGGATTTTTGGCACGTGCAACAACTTATAGTTATGATGTAGGATTAACATCGCTGAAAGTTGGTATCAATGGAGATTATACCGTAAAATCTTCAGATGATTTATATACAAACACAATCATGCAAGAAAAATTATTGCATGCTTATACCGAAAAATCACTAGGTAAGAAAACCTTGATTTTTAATAATGGTATCCATACTTCATTATATGTGTATGAAACCTTTAGAGAAGCAGGTTATGATATCCGTCATCTTGATAACACTAGCAGTAACGAAGAGAGAAAAGATATATTACAATGGTTTAAGAAAACTCCGGATGCAATTTTAACATCAGTAGGAATCTTAACTACTGGATTTGATGAGCCAACAGTAGAAACCATTATATTAAATAGAGCAACAAAATCATTAACGTTATATTACCAAATGATCGGACGTGGTTCTCGTAAATTACCTAATAAAGATGAATTTACAGTTATCGATTTAGGAAATAATGCAGCACGTTTCGGATTATGGAGTGAACCAGTAAACTGGCAACATATCTTTAAATCACCAGAGTTTTATTTGGAGAATTTAAGAGATGATACCGAAATCGAATTGTATTTTAAATACAGCATGCCACCAGAATTGCGTGCTAAATTTAGTAAAACAGCCGATGTAAGTTTTGATGTCGATGAAGAACATAAAATAGCGATAGCGCAAAACTTGCGTTCAAAAGTAGTTTTAGATAAGTCATTAGAGCAACACGCAGCAATGTGTGTAGACAATACAGAAACATTACAAGAAGCAAAAGCACTAGGGAAAGAGCTAGACGACGATATCGATTGTCGTATCAAGCGATATTCTAAATGTTTAAGTCAATGTAGTAAGAATTATCGCGAATGGCTTATCGATGATTATAAATTGAAATTGGTACTATTAACCGGTAAAAAATACCGTGAAAAAATAATGAACGAACCAGATTGA
- a CDS encoding DUF6155 family protein: MSKRDLKKYLNDLTKEQLEEQLIELYEKFSPVKVYYDFVFNPKEETLLQECKVKISHEYFPVKSKPSRRPLKPKMRRSIAQKYIKHFILLGVDPFVIADVMLYNIEIAQTYSSENPVKQELFYKSMYNSFEQAVNFIVSNGILAEFKSRVNQIYEETATQKWKNKSDFEVILDKITF; this comes from the coding sequence ATGAGTAAACGCGATTTAAAAAAATATTTAAACGATCTTACTAAAGAGCAATTAGAAGAGCAACTAATCGAATTGTACGAAAAATTCAGTCCGGTAAAAGTCTATTACGATTTTGTGTTTAATCCAAAAGAAGAAACACTTTTGCAGGAATGTAAGGTGAAAATTTCGCATGAATATTTTCCCGTAAAATCAAAACCATCAAGACGGCCTTTAAAACCAAAAATGCGCCGTTCTATAGCTCAAAAATATATCAAACATTTTATACTTTTGGGGGTAGATCCATTTGTAATTGCTGATGTTATGCTTTATAACATCGAAATTGCGCAAACCTACTCATCCGAAAACCCAGTAAAGCAAGAACTTTTTTACAAAAGCATGTACAATTCTTTTGAGCAAGCAGTAAATTTTATAGTTTCAAACGGAATTTTAGCCGAATTTAAATCCCGAGTAAATCAAATTTATGAGGAAACAGCTACTCAAAAATGGAAAAACAAGTCTGATTTTGAAGTGATTTTGGATAAAATAACTTTTTAG
- a CDS encoding DUF3817 domain-containing protein, with protein sequence MLKIFKITAILEGISYLALFSNMLFIKPTNLDLYKSLLFPIGMSHGLLFVAYVLLAILLKSAQKWDFKTFMLILIASVVPFGTFYVEYKYLKNA encoded by the coding sequence ATGCTCAAAATTTTTAAGATTACAGCGATTTTAGAAGGAATTTCATATCTGGCTTTATTTTCTAATATGCTTTTTATTAAGCCTACAAACCTTGATTTATACAAATCATTATTGTTCCCTATCGGAATGAGTCATGGTTTACTGTTTGTTGCCTATGTTTTATTAGCTATTTTATTAAAAAGTGCTCAAAAATGGGATTTTAAAACTTTTATGTTGATTTTAATCGCTTCTGTTGTTCCGTTTGGGACTTTTTATGTTGAGTATAAATACTTGAAAAATGCTTAA
- a CDS encoding mechanosensitive ion channel family protein yields the protein MLKFLDKIFNFLYPLFRDWGMSRNIAAYLSLVLNIALLIIMAYAVYYVAKFLLVTLTAVFAQKTKTKFDDFLINNKTTKYTAYLIPFFFIYKAVPIILDKYEYWELVFGKIVGVYIVLLSLWIIQTVFNSLKDYLKQKPEYSDKPIDSFVQVVMMVLWIFGIVIIVSKLFGIRQSELLTILGTLSAIIILIFRDTILGFVSSVQVAINDMVRIGDWITMEKFGADGGVIEINLTTVKVRNFDNTITTIPTYALSSDSFQNWRGMQQSDGRRIKRHILIKTSTIRFLSDEDLNMMKKIQLITPYIESRQAEIEKFNTINGIDKSLSLNGRNMTNLGLFRKYIIQYMLNHPGLNKEMHMMCRQLQSTAHGVPLEIYTFSSDKRWANYEYIMADIFDHIIASVPYFDLEIFELPSKISHLDV from the coding sequence ATGCTTAAGTTTTTGGATAAAATATTTAATTTTTTATACCCTCTTTTTAGAGACTGGGGTATGAGTCGCAATATTGCTGCTTACCTTAGCCTTGTTTTAAATATCGCCTTATTAATTATAATGGCATACGCTGTGTATTACGTAGCCAAATTTCTTTTGGTAACTCTTACTGCCGTTTTTGCCCAAAAAACTAAAACTAAGTTTGATGACTTTTTAATAAATAACAAAACAACTAAATACACTGCTTACTTAATTCCATTTTTCTTTATTTATAAAGCTGTTCCAATAATTTTGGACAAATATGAATATTGGGAATTGGTATTTGGTAAAATCGTTGGTGTCTATATCGTACTGTTATCACTATGGATTATTCAAACTGTTTTTAATTCGCTTAAAGACTATTTAAAACAAAAACCTGAATACAGCGATAAACCTATCGATAGTTTTGTTCAGGTTGTTATGATGGTGCTCTGGATTTTTGGAATTGTAATTATTGTTTCTAAATTATTCGGAATCAGACAAAGTGAATTACTAACTATTCTAGGAACTCTTTCGGCTATTATTATCTTAATCTTTAGAGACACAATTCTTGGTTTTGTTTCTAGTGTCCAGGTTGCTATTAACGATATGGTTCGCATTGGGGACTGGATTACTATGGAAAAATTTGGTGCTGATGGTGGCGTAATCGAAATTAATCTTACTACTGTAAAAGTTCGAAATTTTGATAATACTATCACTACCATTCCTACTTATGCCTTGAGCTCTGACTCATTTCAGAACTGGCGCGGGATGCAACAATCGGACGGACGTCGTATCAAAAGACATATTTTGATTAAAACGAGTACGATTCGCTTTTTGTCTGATGAAGACTTGAATATGATGAAAAAGATTCAACTCATTACTCCTTATATTGAATCCCGTCAGGCCGAAATTGAAAAATTTAATACTATAAATGGCATCGACAAATCTTTGTCTCTCAATGGTCGAAATATGACTAATTTGGGTTTGTTTAGAAAATATATTATTCAATATATGCTTAATCATCCAGGTCTAAATAAAGAAATGCATATGATGTGCCGTCAGCTTCAATCGACTGCACACGGTGTTCCTTTAGAGATTTATACTTTTTCGAGCGACAAACGTTGGGCTAATTATGAATATATTATGGCTGATATCTTTGATCACATTATTGCTTCTGTTCCTTATTTTGATCTCGAAATATTCGAACTACCTTCTAAAATTAGTCACTTGGATGTCTAG
- a CDS encoding acyl-CoA thioesterase: MRFHTRKWVKPEDLNPNGTLFGGKLLAWIDEELALYTIIQLENYRVVTKHMSEINFKSSARQGDIVEIGIEVVKFGNTSLILRSEVRNMMTREIIISIDTITMVNLGEDGKPKAHGKTKIEYVKDRL, from the coding sequence ATGAGATTTCATACTCGAAAATGGGTGAAACCCGAAGATTTAAATCCAAATGGAACTTTATTTGGAGGGAAATTACTGGCATGGATAGACGAAGAGTTAGCTTTATACACAATAATTCAGCTAGAAAACTATAGAGTAGTAACCAAGCATATGTCTGAAATTAATTTTAAAAGCTCTGCAAGACAAGGAGATATTGTTGAAATTGGTATTGAAGTAGTTAAATTCGGAAACACTTCGCTTATATTAAGGAGTGAAGTGCGAAACATGATGACCAGAGAGATTATTATATCAATAGATACTATTACAATGGTCAATTTAGGAGAAGATGGCAAGCCAAAAGCACATGGTAAAACAAAAATTGAGTATGTAAAAGACCGGTTATAG
- a CDS encoding glyoxalase — protein sequence MSQRDTFLHEFRGSTLGTVNTQSSADELFQNEVIRPILKLQNDLLIAVFRNYVNKNKTDFYSYTVEKKLSVIENAIQKDIKFRNSLKGMIIALFTLDEYDSYILNSSSLNKRMMNLVIDRLKGQIQLFELESN from the coding sequence ATGAGCCAGCGAGATACTTTTTTACATGAATTCCGAGGATCAACTTTAGGCACTGTAAATACTCAATCTTCTGCAGATGAATTATTTCAAAACGAAGTAATTCGCCCAATTTTAAAACTCCAAAATGATTTATTAATTGCCGTATTTAGGAACTACGTCAATAAAAACAAAACCGACTTTTACTCATATACCGTTGAAAAAAAACTTTCGGTGATTGAGAATGCTATTCAAAAAGATATCAAGTTTCGAAATTCACTAAAAGGAATGATTATCGCTCTTTTTACATTAGACGAATATGATTCTTATATACTTAACTCTTCTAGCCTTAACAAAAGGATGATGAATTTGGTAATTGACAGACTCAAAGGTCAAATTCAATTATTTGAACTTGAATCCAATTAA
- a CDS encoding O-antigen ligase family protein — MEVKLNMKKQHIDTDNSSFIILLFIIGYLLMEFLPSFKTIERYSPQYIYLALLNIVIGIYFYCNPKLIAQSLISLCRNSVVLKIYTSFLFLCGVSIFTAINVSLAVVTFSKLLIIFCTFLNLTILLYRRLYLLYKIALIVGISVFIQSISILYDFSKTLDLSVIKGNSGNINILAASLNIKIPFLVLGIIHFSNWKRILLILTLFLGVSIIFLTGSRATFLGLAIQLTFFLVFYFKIHTIKKDEFIKIGHVILPVIVSFVFSNTILAKHGDSDRYQSIGNRIGQIELTDNPSDSSAKLRLDFWKNASEIIIENPVQGIGIGNWKIKSLAYENLLIDDSNISSNAHNDFLELMTETGVVNGLLYLSLFVFILYVTVSKILKSNEVEMKLVALFSLMILISYGFDALLNFPLYIPAVQFGFCFLLALSLVNQKGIASDSEQKKSKIKITTLPITIIIMSVVCLYFTFSQFRASQLEYKFKVYQAVYRANDRLPETGRLLESSDIISHLPKFPTLSYYSEPFVEYVGVSLFYEERYKEALHYFELAQKLNPYLGNSDWYIHKIAFNSGDIDKAYKYAKIAFNKRPRNRDFYLSALFIANEKKDTVGMIKIHNQFTKYRKMASNWVSTSKALQLSGYSNKKLRSFLDEGLAFFPKDSLLLERRSNALYALRDNFLIKAKEYGDQENFDLAVTYYQKALKEDPQNELVIQNIGICYFKMNQFEKAINTLLKIVDSPSLDGGTVEYVLGISYIAIQNKTKGCKYLRISKEKNFPNAEQSIKRFCK, encoded by the coding sequence ATGGAAGTAAAATTAAACATGAAAAAACAACATATTGATACTGATAACTCGAGTTTCATAATACTACTATTTATTATTGGGTATTTATTAATGGAATTTTTGCCTTCATTTAAAACGATTGAAAGGTATAGTCCGCAATATATATATCTAGCGTTATTAAATATTGTTATTGGCATTTATTTCTATTGTAACCCAAAATTAATAGCTCAAAGTTTGATTTCGCTATGTAGAAATAGTGTTGTATTAAAAATCTATACTTCGTTTTTATTCCTTTGCGGAGTTTCAATATTCACGGCTATTAATGTTTCACTAGCAGTAGTTACTTTTAGTAAGTTATTAATTATTTTTTGTACATTTTTAAATCTAACTATACTACTTTATAGACGCCTTTATTTACTTTATAAAATTGCTTTAATTGTTGGAATTAGTGTATTTATTCAATCAATATCAATTCTTTATGATTTTTCAAAAACACTTGATTTATCAGTAATTAAAGGAAACTCGGGAAATATAAATATACTTGCTGCGAGTTTAAATATAAAAATTCCATTTTTAGTTTTAGGAATCATACACTTTTCAAATTGGAAAAGAATCCTATTAATCTTGACCTTATTTTTAGGTGTTTCCATAATCTTCTTAACAGGCTCTCGAGCTACATTTTTAGGATTAGCTATACAGCTAACTTTCTTTTTAGTATTTTATTTTAAAATTCACACAATTAAAAAAGACGAATTTATAAAAATAGGCCATGTTATTTTACCAGTTATTGTTTCGTTTGTTTTTTCGAATACCATTTTAGCAAAACATGGAGATTCAGACCGTTATCAATCAATAGGGAATAGAATAGGACAAATAGAACTTACGGATAATCCATCAGACTCGTCTGCAAAATTGCGACTGGATTTTTGGAAAAATGCAAGTGAAATTATTATCGAAAATCCAGTTCAAGGGATTGGTATTGGAAATTGGAAAATTAAAAGCTTGGCTTATGAAAACTTACTTATAGATGATTCGAATATTTCTAGTAATGCTCATAATGATTTTCTGGAATTAATGACTGAAACAGGAGTTGTAAACGGACTACTTTATCTTTCATTATTTGTTTTTATTTTATATGTCACAGTAAGTAAAATTCTTAAATCTAATGAAGTTGAAATGAAGTTGGTGGCTTTGTTTTCTCTAATGATACTTATTAGTTATGGATTCGATGCACTATTAAATTTCCCATTATATATACCAGCAGTACAATTTGGATTTTGTTTTTTATTGGCTCTTTCATTGGTAAATCAAAAAGGAATAGCAAGTGATTCAGAACAAAAAAAATCTAAAATAAAAATTACTACTCTGCCTATAACAATCATAATTATGAGTGTTGTCTGTCTATATTTTACTTTTTCACAATTTAGAGCGTCACAATTAGAGTATAAATTTAAGGTATATCAGGCAGTTTATAGAGCAAACGATAGGCTACCTGAAACGGGACGGTTATTAGAATCTAGTGATATTATTAGTCATTTACCAAAATTTCCAACGCTAAGTTATTATTCTGAGCCCTTTGTAGAATATGTTGGCGTTTCATTGTTTTATGAGGAAAGATATAAAGAAGCCTTGCATTATTTCGAATTAGCTCAGAAACTAAATCCGTATTTAGGTAATTCAGATTGGTATATTCATAAGATTGCTTTTAACAGCGGAGATATTGATAAAGCTTATAAATATGCTAAAATAGCTTTTAACAAAAGACCAAGAAATAGAGATTTCTATTTATCAGCTCTTTTTATAGCCAACGAAAAAAAGGATACTGTGGGAATGATAAAAATTCACAATCAGTTTACTAAATACAGAAAAATGGCTTCGAATTGGGTCAGTACTTCAAAAGCATTACAATTATCGGGATACAGCAATAAAAAACTGCGTTCATTCTTAGATGAAGGATTAGCTTTTTTTCCAAAGGACAGTCTTTTATTAGAAAGAAGATCTAACGCATTATATGCTTTAAGAGATAATTTTTTGATTAAAGCTAAAGAATATGGAGATCAAGAAAACTTTGATTTGGCAGTTACATATTACCAAAAAGCACTAAAAGAAGATCCTCAAAATGAGTTGGTGATACAGAATATTGGAATTTGTTATTTTAAAATGAATCAATTTGAAAAAGCCATTAATACTCTATTGAAAATTGTTGATTCACCTAGTTTGGATGGCGGAACAGTAGAATATGTTTTGGGAATTAGCTATATCGCGATTCAAAACAAAACGAAAGGCTGTAAATACCTTAGAATATCAAAAGAAAAAAACTTTCCTAATGCAGAACAGTCGATTAAAAGATTCTGTAAATAA